In the Pirellulales bacterium genome, TGCGACTCCCTTTTTGTTTGTTTCCTCGAAGCGTTTCTGCCGCTCTTCGGGGCTCAGGTTCTGCGCCTCTCGGGTAGCGCCGCTTAGCTCGAGCAACGGCGCGAAGGCTTCCTCAATCTCTTGGGTTTGTTCATCGCTGACTGCCAACTCTTTGCGGACCTCCGGCGACCGCAAGAGCTCGACGGACGTGCCGAACCTGGGGCCGGGACGGAGCCGGTCGCCCACACGGCCGCGCGGCGCCTCCTGGGTCTTTTGTTGACTTCGCTCGCCGGTCGGCCGAACGATGTATTCTCCAAAAGGATTCCTTGGGAAAGCAAATTCTTTGCCGGTTAGTTCGGCAAATTTGGTCTTCTGTTCGTCGGCCAACACGTGCAGCATCTCACGTTTCGCCTTCTCCTTTCTCGCGTCCCAGTCAGCGACAAACTGTTGCTGCTCCTGCTGCGAAAGGTCCTGTAACCTGGGCTGGCCGGGCTCCGGGCGCCGCGCTGCTGCCGCGATCTCGCGCATTTTGTCCTGTTGCTCTCGCGTCAGGCCGAGCTCCTTGACCAGCTCGGGTTGAAAAAACGCGCGCATGCCCTGGAACTGTAGCCACAATTGTTTGTACCGCAGGCGCTGTTCGGGCTTGAGAATCCGGTTCACTTTTTCCTCAGCCAGCTTGGTCTCTTCGACTCTCTTTTTGAGAATCTCTTCCAAACGTTTTTGGTGGTCTTCGGGCGCGAGCTTCTGGGCCTCCCGAAGATCGCCGTTGAGCTCCTTCAACGGCGCGAATGCTTCTTGAATCTGTTTCTCCTGTTCCTCGCTGATGGCAAGCTCTTTGCGCACTTCGTCGCCCACCTGCGAGGTGCTCAGAAGCTGGAGGGGCGTATCAATCTGCGCGCCCATCGGGCCGCCAGGTATTGCCGGCTGCCCGCGGCGTGGCGGCTGGTCTTGAGCCCTGACGGTCGGTTCGTGCGGAGGATCGGCTGTGACGATGCGCCACTCGGGCATTTGCATGAAATGAATGACTGTGACGTCCTTCAGTTGCAAGGCGCGAGGTTCGCCGCCGGCGGCGGCAACGATTTCGAGCCGCGCCTTTTTTTTGCGAGGTTCGTTGATGTTTTCCACCACCTTGATTGCCAACGAGCGGCCATCGGGCGACCAGCACAAGCCGCCGATGGTCGCGTTCTCCTGCTCGGCCAGAACCTGCCGGGCATTCGAACCCTCGACATCGACGATCCACAAGCCGCCTTTTTCCGCGAGCGTGAAGCGGTGGTACGCGATTTGTTTGCCGTCGGGAGAGAAACGCGGGTACAAGTTCGCTGATCTGTCCTGTGTTATGCGGCGCTCTCCCGTGGCGTCGGGATGCATCATGTAGAGCTGATAACCGTTCTTTTCTTTCGAGTGGCGGCCTGAAATCGTCACCAACCAATTGCCGTTCGACGTCCAGTCTTCGACCTGTTCGGTTTCGGGGATGGGGAGTTTTTGCTTCTCTTTGGTCGCCAGTTCCAGCAACCATGACGTGCCGTACCAGCCCTCGCTGCCGTCGTTGACATGGTACAGCAGTCGTCGCCCATCCGGCGACCAGGCCAGCAGCGAACCACCTTCCATCAGTTTAATCGGTTGCGGATTCTGAATGTCCGCGAGGAAGAGATCCGAAGTGCCGCCGCTGCCCGGCGCCCCCTGAGGTTTGAACTCACTGTAGGCCACCCGGCTGCTGTCGGGCGAGAGCCGCATCCTTTGCCCCAGCGGGCCGACCTTTCGCCAGGAGCCGGTATTGGGATCGACCTCGATCACTCCTTGATAGTTGTGCGGGAAGGGCGCGTCGCTGCTCAGGTCCAGGATGACCCACACATAGATTTTGCCGGGTAATGCCTCGGGCTGCTTGGCCGCGTCCGGTTTATCATCTGCAGCCACGGCCGCGGCCGCGGCCTGAGGCGCAAGCCTCCAGGGGACGACGCTCAATGCGACGATCAGTGCGAAGACGCCGGCCGCAAGAGCCAGGCGACGAAACGAATAAGGTCGGACGCGAGACATGACTATCATCCTCCGTTCAAGGTTGCGAAAAGCCCCCAATACGCTGGCGGTGGACAGCGCGGACCGGGTCGGCAGTGGCTCTCGCGCGGCCAGCTTCAACAGCAGGCGGCCATACTCGACGGGCTGGGCCAGCCGCCCCTGGATGAGCAACTCGTCGCAGGCCGCTTCTTGGGCCTCGGACCAGCGGCGCACCATCAGCCACACCAGCGGGTGAAAGAAGAAAAGTGCCCGGACGGCCGTCGGCAGCCAGTTCCAGGCCAGATCGCGCCGCCGGTGGTGTGCCAATTCATGGGCCAGCATCAGCCGCAACTCGCCCGCATCGAAGGCCTCCAAGCGGGCCGGCAACACGATGGCCGGCCGCCAGATGCCGGCGAGTAGGGGACTGTCGACGCGCGGCGACAAGAGCAGCCGCGGCGGGCGGCGTAGCCCGAGCCGGTCCGCCTCCTGCCGGCAGGCCTCGCTCAGCGAACCGCTCACTTGCGGCGTGGCGGAAGCCGTCAGGCGTCGGGCCGCGAGCCACTGCCTGGCGATGCCGCCCAGCGAAACTACGGCGCCCGCCACCCACAGCACGAGCAGCAGGCCACCATAAAAAGGCCCCGGGCCGCCTTGCATCGGCACGACCGGCCTGGCGGCGTCGAACTGCTCGACGGCCTGCGCGGGTGGCTCGCCGGCAACGGGCAGCGCGACGTGCGACGACACCGTTTCGGGCGCGACGGGAGCCGCCGGCTCGGCGGGAAGCACTGGCAACGACAGCGGCTGAATCCAGAACAGGGCAACCAGCAGCTTGAGGCAAGCGAGGCGCCACAACCAGCAAGCGACCCGAGCCGAAAGGAACCTCGGCCAGCGGGTGATCGCCCAGACGAGGGCAATGGCAATCGCCCCCTGCCACGAAGCCCTCGCCAAGCTGGTGATCCACGCTTCGCCCCAGAGCTCGAAGTTTTGCAAAAATTGGCTCATGAGTCCCCTCTTTCACGAGATTCAAGGCGTTGGAGAAGATCTTTGAACTTACGGGCCTCGTCGTCGTTCAGCAACGACGAGCGCGTCAGATAGGCCACGAAGGGCGAGACCTCGCCGCCCAGCACCTCGTCGACAAAGCCGCTCACCAATCGGTGCAGCAGATCCGCTTTGGAGATCGTGGGCGTATAGCGATGTGCGCCGGAATCCTTGCGGCGTTTCAAATAGCCCTTCTCCCGCAACCGTTCCATGACGGTCAGCACCGTGGTGCGGGCCTGGCCGGTGGTCGCGGCGAAATGGGCCGCCACTTCGCGCACCGTAATCGGATGATGTTCGGTGATGTGCTGCAAGACCTCGAGTTCCAAGCGGCCGAGCGGTTCTTTGGGCGGTGGCACGAGCAGGCTCCTGTGACTACTGACGTAGTCATATTAGCGATGACTATGGATGTAGTCAATAGGCGCTCGGCAGATTTCCTGCGACCGGTCGGTTCAGGCGAAACATTTCCCCTGATGCTTCGCTGGTTGAGTTTGGGCCCAAAAACGCTGGTGCGCAAAGCCAAGACGCTCAAGTACGCGTCCCGCGCCCCGAACAAATCCATGCTAGCGGGGGGATCCGTTGCAACGTTGCAACGTTGCACCCAAACTCCTAAAGGCCGAGGGACAGTGCGTGATCGCGCGCGTCCAATTCAACGGGTTTGCGCGGGAACGGACCAAGCCAGTCGCAGGCGACGATACGGACGGGCGGAGACGATTCGCGGGGCGCGCGTGGGCGGGATAAGAGGACGGTGGAACTTATTGCGCACCAGTTGCGCGTCTTCGCGGCGAGTTGCGCGTCTTCGC is a window encoding:
- a CDS encoding BlaI/MecI/CopY family transcriptional regulator → MPPPKEPLGRLELEVLQHITEHHPITVREVAAHFAATTGQARTTVLTVMERLREKGYLKRRKDSGAHRYTPTISKADLLHRLVSGFVDEVLGGEVSPFVAYLTRSSLLNDDEARKFKDLLQRLESRERGDS
- a CDS encoding M56 family metallopeptidase, giving the protein MSQFLQNFELWGEAWITSLARASWQGAIAIALVWAITRWPRFLSARVACWLWRLACLKLLVALFWIQPLSLPVLPAEPAAPVAPETVSSHVALPVAGEPPAQAVEQFDAARPVVPMQGGPGPFYGGLLLVLWVAGAVVSLGGIARQWLAARRLTASATPQVSGSLSEACRQEADRLGLRRPPRLLLSPRVDSPLLAGIWRPAIVLPARLEAFDAGELRLMLAHELAHHRRRDLAWNWLPTAVRALFFFHPLVWLMVRRWSEAQEAACDELLIQGRLAQPVEYGRLLLKLAAREPLPTRSALSTASVLGAFRNLERRMIVMSRVRPYSFRRLALAAGVFALIVALSVVPWRLAPQAAAAAVAADDKPDAAKQPEALPGKIYVWVILDLSSDAPFPHNYQGVIEVDPNTGSWRKVGPLGQRMRLSPDSSRVAYSEFKPQGAPGSGGTSDLFLADIQNPQPIKLMEGGSLLAWSPDGRRLLYHVNDGSEGWYGTSWLLELATKEKQKLPIPETEQVEDWTSNGNWLVTISGRHSKEKNGYQLYMMHPDATGERRITQDRSANLYPRFSPDGKQIAYHRFTLAEKGGLWIVDVEGSNARQVLAEQENATIGGLCWSPDGRSLAIKVVENINEPRKKKARLEIVAAAGGEPRALQLKDVTVIHFMQMPEWRIVTADPPHEPTVRAQDQPPRRGQPAIPGGPMGAQIDTPLQLLSTSQVGDEVRKELAISEEQEKQIQEAFAPLKELNGDLREAQKLAPEDHQKRLEEILKKRVEETKLAEEKVNRILKPEQRLRYKQLWLQFQGMRAFFQPELVKELGLTREQQDKMREIAAAARRPEPGQPRLQDLSQQEQQQFVADWDARKEKAKREMLHVLADEQKTKFAELTGKEFAFPRNPFGEYIVRPTGERSQQKTQEAPRGRVGDRLRPGPRFGTSVELLRSPEVRKELAVSDEQTQEIEEAFAPLLELSGATREAQNLSPEERQKRFEETNKKGVAASKLVAEKVDQILNPQQRTRLKQLWLQWLRAGALIQPEVVEELGLTQEQQDNIGKILKVVQNHRQKAANPPPGQPGFQDFSQAELDQWRNELLALEDKAEAETLAVLTDEQEAKLAEMKGKEFDFPARTIIGDRPGGQRPTSPKQ